In Portunus trituberculatus isolate SZX2019 chromosome 44, ASM1759143v1, whole genome shotgun sequence, a single window of DNA contains:
- the LOC123519052 gene encoding urea transporter 2-like isoform X1 — protein sequence MEDFIQKLPSVSGWLIGDAPAVREALAKFSWKSPVVVVKIIDSVLRGIAQVAFGNNPLTGLLILIGLFVGNVYSGLGAILCSLTAIFTAKVLNWQDDAVAAGHSNFNAVLIGTVTTALYPAVFGEAIPLPVWGYMVIAAVFTVCVMGGLGRIMEGHNIPALTLPFNIAVSTTFLCMKMAGYGTTTTDSSSADSAAEEAIHWGQVFRGTLLAAGHVWAVEDVACSCLVYLALFIFSPILALASYTGAALGTFSGLLVSSSPYAAVYHGVWGYNGFLAAGSISFFMVPKPRILLLAAINAVFATFIQSALGPVYAANGLPVFTFPFCLASVVMLAAAMASGPPSLRVGNPTFPELHLVQHKVKSSVKTTEPTKNADDAVSQPML from the exons ATGGAGGATTTCATACAGAAACTG CCGTCGGTGTCAGGTTGGTTGATCGGCGATGCTCCAGCCGTGAGAGAAGCCCTCGCCAAGTTCTCCTGGAAGTCACCCGTTGTTGTGGTCAAAATTATTGACAGCGTACTGAGAGGCATCGCACAG GTGGCTTTCGGCAACAACCCTCTCACGGGCCTCTTAATTCTCATCGGCCTCTTCGTGGGTAATGTCTACTCTGGCCTTGGTGCCATCCTGTGCTCCCTCACAGCGATCTTCACCGCCAAG GTGTTAAACTGGCAGGACGATGCTGTGGCAGCCGGTCACAGCAACTTCAACGCTGTGCTCATCGGTACTGTTACCACCGCTCTTTACCCCGCCGTGTTTGGGGAGGCCATACCATTGCCTGTCTGGGGATACATGGTGATTGCCGCTGTGTTCAC agtgtgtgtgatgggaggCTTGGGAAGGATCATGGAGGGACACAACATTCCCGCTCTAACTTTGCCCTTCAACATCGCAGTATCCACTACCTTCCTCTGCATGAAAATGGCAGGTTatggtaccaccaccaccgactcgTCGTCTGCTGATTCTGCTGCTGAGGAGGCCATCCACTGGGGCCAG GTATTCCGTGGCACTCTTCTTGCTGCAGGCCACGTCTGGGCGGTGGAGGATGTGGCGTGTTCTTGTCTGGTGTACTTggccctcttcattttctctccgaTCCTCGCTCTCGCCAGCTACACGGGGGCCGCTCTGGGCACTTTTTCAG GTTTGTTGGTGTCATCATCACCTTACGCCGCCGTGTACCACGGTGTGTGGGGCTACAATGGCTTCCTGGCAGCTGGATCGATCTCATTTTTCATGGTGCCCAAGCCACGCATTCTTCTGTTGGCCGCTATCAATGCTGTCTTTGCCACTTTCATTCAGTCTGCTCTCGGCCCCGTTTATGCTGCA AATGGCTTGCCGgtgttcacttttcctttctgcCTGGCATCGGTGGTGATGCTGGCCGCCGCCATGGCCTCTGGGCCGCCCTCACTCCGCGTAGGCAATCCCACCTTCCCTGAGCTTCATCTGGTGCAGCACAAGGTG AAATCGTCGGTGAAGACTACAGAACCAACAAAAAATGCGGACGATGCAGTTAGTCAGCCTATGCTGTGA
- the LOC123519052 gene encoding urea transporter 2-like isoform X2, with protein sequence MEDFIQKLPSVSGWLIGDAPAVREALAKFSWKSPVVVVKIIDSVLRGIAQVAFGNNPLTGLLILIGLFVGNVYSGLGAILCSLTAIFTAKVLNWQDDAVAAGHSNFNAVLIGTVTTALYPAVFGEAIPLPVWGYMVIAAVFTVCVMGGLGRIMEGHNIPALTLPFNIAVSTTFLCMKMAGYGTTTTDSSSADSAAEEAIHWGQVFRGTLLAAGHVWAVEDVACSCLVYLALFIFSPILALASYTGAALGTFSGLLVSSSPYAAVYHGVWGYNGFLAAGSISFFMVPKPRILLLAAINAVFATFIQSALGPVYAANGLPVFTFPFCLASVVMLAAAMASGPPSLRVGNPTFPELHLVQHKKSSVKTTEPTKNADDAVSQPML encoded by the exons ATGGAGGATTTCATACAGAAACTG CCGTCGGTGTCAGGTTGGTTGATCGGCGATGCTCCAGCCGTGAGAGAAGCCCTCGCCAAGTTCTCCTGGAAGTCACCCGTTGTTGTGGTCAAAATTATTGACAGCGTACTGAGAGGCATCGCACAG GTGGCTTTCGGCAACAACCCTCTCACGGGCCTCTTAATTCTCATCGGCCTCTTCGTGGGTAATGTCTACTCTGGCCTTGGTGCCATCCTGTGCTCCCTCACAGCGATCTTCACCGCCAAG GTGTTAAACTGGCAGGACGATGCTGTGGCAGCCGGTCACAGCAACTTCAACGCTGTGCTCATCGGTACTGTTACCACCGCTCTTTACCCCGCCGTGTTTGGGGAGGCCATACCATTGCCTGTCTGGGGATACATGGTGATTGCCGCTGTGTTCAC agtgtgtgtgatgggaggCTTGGGAAGGATCATGGAGGGACACAACATTCCCGCTCTAACTTTGCCCTTCAACATCGCAGTATCCACTACCTTCCTCTGCATGAAAATGGCAGGTTatggtaccaccaccaccgactcgTCGTCTGCTGATTCTGCTGCTGAGGAGGCCATCCACTGGGGCCAG GTATTCCGTGGCACTCTTCTTGCTGCAGGCCACGTCTGGGCGGTGGAGGATGTGGCGTGTTCTTGTCTGGTGTACTTggccctcttcattttctctccgaTCCTCGCTCTCGCCAGCTACACGGGGGCCGCTCTGGGCACTTTTTCAG GTTTGTTGGTGTCATCATCACCTTACGCCGCCGTGTACCACGGTGTGTGGGGCTACAATGGCTTCCTGGCAGCTGGATCGATCTCATTTTTCATGGTGCCCAAGCCACGCATTCTTCTGTTGGCCGCTATCAATGCTGTCTTTGCCACTTTCATTCAGTCTGCTCTCGGCCCCGTTTATGCTGCA AATGGCTTGCCGgtgttcacttttcctttctgcCTGGCATCGGTGGTGATGCTGGCCGCCGCCATGGCCTCTGGGCCGCCCTCACTCCGCGTAGGCAATCCCACCTTCCCTGAGCTTCATCTGGTGCAGCACAAG AAATCGTCGGTGAAGACTACAGAACCAACAAAAAATGCGGACGATGCAGTTAGTCAGCCTATGCTGTGA